TCTCACTTTTCTTGATGTCAAAAAAGTAAGTCCGTGAACCTTTAGTGATTTTCTCGCTGTAAATTTCGTTATCGCTCATAGTCTATTTAAAAATGTCAAAGTTATCACAAAGGTATTTGTCAAAACGAGGATATGCGTGTTCAGTTTGATTTTTTGTTTTTTTTCCGTTGAACCATATTGAGCGTTTTCCCTGATTTTTTCCTGTTTTGTTTTGTACGGCTTCATTAATAAAATCTTCTGAAGATAAAATCCACATTTTGTCCAATCTGTGAGAGTAAAATACAAAATAGTAGTTTTCTCTGTGTTCGTGAGTAATTGCAGCAAACAAAGCTGCATCACCAAATTTCACGTCTTTTGAACGAGCTTTTATCTGGACTTCTATGAATGAGCCGTCTTTTTTTCTAATAACAGCGTCAATAGCAAAGTCGTCAATTAAAGGAATGTAAACGTCAAGTCCTTGTTCAAGCATTTTACTGATAACGTAATATTCCATTCGTTTCCCAAAACCTGCATTATGTCTAAAAGTGTTGCTCATTTTTGTTTGTGTCTTTCGTTTTAGTGCTGTCGCCCCAAAATGGCAGCTAACGTTTTGGCGCTTGGCGCAGTGGCGGATTTCGGAGCACAAAACTGTCAATACACCACAAAAGTTGATGCGAGGTAGAATGTTCAATTAACCACTGCACCCGCCATTGAGCCAAACGCCTGTTACCAGCTGGCGTTCTTGTCCACCGTGTATGTAAACCATTGTCTTTGTTGATTTTATGTGTCTTTGTCGTGTTGGTCTGTGTGTCGGGTGTTTTAATTTTTTCAGAAGGGAGGGAGAAAAAAAAATGAATTTCTTCTTGGGTTGGGAAAAGCACACTCTTGGCCAAGTTTTGGCTTGTGTGTCGGTTTGTGCGACTTGGCAATGTGTGTGCTTTTGTGCGTTGGCTTTTCATTATTATTTTGTTTGAAAATTCCAATTAGAAACTTTGATGTCATCAATTGTTTTAAAGAAATCTTGATAGTGTTTAAATATTTCGTGTTTTCTAACATTGGTCAAAGCATTAGTTACTAAGTGACTTCCAGCTTTCCATTGAAATACGTCTCTTTCACTTTCAGGATTCCAAACTTCATCTTCTCTTTCTTTTAAATGTATGTATGGAATTAAAACTGTGTCAGATATTATTTTCAGATACTGTTCGAGAGCCAAATAATCTCCTTCCTCAAGTCCGTATATATGAATACCTGATAGTCCTATGAGAAGCATCAGTTCTGTAAAATGTGTTGCCAAGTATGTTGCTCTAAAGCCACCGTAAAACAATGTCTTAAATTCATGGCAAACATTCTCAATATCTTTTCTATTTGAGTCGGTGGCAGAAAGCAAAAACAATAGAACATAAGCCAAAGCATTTTGAAATTTACCTTCATGCAACTGAAAGGAAGTGAAAGGGTCGCTACTATTTTCTGATGCTAAGTGAATTGGAATTTCCTTTGCTATTCGTTGTAATTCGGAAACAAATTGATTTGTAATTACAATTCTGTTTGAATCGGGAATTTCGCTTGGGCTTATTTTATTTAGAGATAACCAACTAAACAAAGCAATAAAGTCATTTGGAAATACAAATTTGCTTATCCATTTTACAGTTTCTGCATTCTCTGTTTTTATTTTCTTCAATAAAACTACATGGCTTAATTGTTTTAAATGGTCATAAAGTTTGTTGTCATTCTTGTTCCTATAACTTAAACCAAAAACATGAACAAAAATTTGTTTGCCAATTGTGTCCCAGTGGTTTTCTAAAAACTTTTCAATTAGAGTTTCTGTCAGCCAATCAGGTGGGGTTTTGTCTGGTGCTGAATCATCAACTAAACATGCTGATAAAAAGATTAGTTCTTTAGAATTTTGATAGAGTGTTTTGAGTTTTCCTTTAGTAATTTCCAAGTCAAAACCATACTGTCCAACCAATACAGCCCTAAGTAAAGGCTTCATTTTTTCAAGCAAGTCATAATTTAATTTCCGATTTCTTTCATTCCTTACTAATTGCAAACAATTAATAAGTGGGTCAGATATGCCATGCATGTATTGAGTAGAACGAAAAATATCTAACCAGTCATTTGTGCATAGAGGTTTTTTTATTGAATGATTGTCCTTGTAATATTCATTATTGAGTGAAGAAATAAGAAGATTGAAAATATTTGTACAGACATCTTTTCCAAGTTGTTTCTTGAAATTTTTCAAAAGGGTTTCTTTGTCTTCTCCTTTATAACTGGCTCTTGTAAATACTATAAACAAGTTCGCTAATGCAATAGGATTTGATTTAAATTCATCTAAAAGTTCATTAGCTATTCTTTGAAATTCAATTACGACAGAAGGCTTATTAAGTGAGATGTAACCTTGGTTTGTTTTGAAAGGTTCATTGTATCTTTCCTTACCATCAACAAACGAAAACTCAACTCCTTCAATTTCAATTTTTGATTTTGAAATATCGTGGACAACCATCCAGTCAACTGTTGACTTGGAAGAAATTGTTTTTTGAATAATAGTTTTAAGCTGCTCCATTATATACGCAATCTTTCTTGTGAATTTTTAAAAATGCCTGTGTATTGTCTTGTTATTTGCCGCAACTGACTTTCATCTATAACAGGAACAATATCAAGTTCACTCATATTTCCTATACTGTTTGTTATAATTACACACCTGTCTAATACTTCAACTCCATCTTGGTCAATCAATGAAAACCAATATCGGGCATGAAATTCAGCTTGAGCATTGAAGAACATAATAGTTGATGCAGGAAAATATTTTTCAAATTTATTTGTGAGAATATACCCCTTGAAATACTTCTCATACTTGCTAATCCAATCAATTGCTAATTGATTTCTTGCTCTTCCCCAGTAACCTAAAAAGTAGAATTTGGAAATACCTTTTTCCAATGCTGAATGTGTCATCGCATTAAGCAAAGCAATTTGGTCGTCTTTCAATTGAAGTTCTGCTGTTACACTATCTTCTTTTATATCACCAAAAAAGTATGGGTCTGCAATTAGAATTTTTGGTCCTAAATAATCTAAAATGGATTTGAATAAATCTGATAATTTTTTGTTCGCTGTATTCTTGTCAGCATAAACATTTTGTTGCCAAGTGAAATTCGAAATATTTTCAGGTCTTTTTTTCTTGTCTGATGTGAGCATGAA
The sequence above is drawn from the Bacteroidia bacterium genome and encodes:
- a CDS encoding group I intron-associated PD-(D/E)XK endonuclease, with the protein product MSNTFRHNAGFGKRMEYYVISKMLEQGLDVYIPLIDDFAIDAVIRKKDGSFIEVQIKARSKDVKFGDAALFAAITHEHRENYYFVFYSHRLDKMWILSSEDFINEAVQNKTGKNQGKRSIWFNGKKTKNQTEHAYPRFDKYLCDNFDIFK